One part of the Rothia sp. ZJ932 genome encodes these proteins:
- the serA gene encoding phosphoglycerate dehydrogenase, with protein sequence MTEKPVVLIAEELSPATIEALGSDFEIRTTDGADRTQLLSAIADVDAILVRSATQVDAEAIAAAHKLKVIARAGVGLDNIDIKAATAAGVMVVNAPTSNVISAAELTVGHILGLARNISAADRSMKQGEWKRSLYSGTELYEKTIGIIGLGRIGALVAERLKAFGTEIIAYDPFVTAARASQVGAQLVELDELIERSDFITIHMPRTPETLGMINADAFAKMKNSACVVNVARGGLIDEADLDAALRAGEIAGAAIDVYVKEPAKNVPFIELDNVVATPHLGASTAEAQEKAGISVARSVRLALEGDLVPDAVNIAGGAIDKDVRPGVPLAEKLGRILTALGEDEALARVEVKIAGEIATKDVTSLKLSALKGVFTDVVSDKVSYVNAPVIAEQRGVDVDLVTTAETDYFRNETILTGALSNGDNVSVGGTVTGPKHIIKLTSINGYDLETPITDYMLILEYEDRPGIIAAMGTLLGTASINIAGMQVSRSEKNKRAVSVLSLDSAVPHEVVESIRKVVNANRAAHINLAD encoded by the coding sequence GTGACTGAAAAACCCGTTGTACTGATCGCTGAAGAACTTTCCCCCGCTACCATTGAAGCGTTGGGTTCTGATTTTGAAATCCGCACCACTGACGGGGCTGACCGCACCCAGCTTTTGTCAGCAATTGCTGATGTCGATGCGATTTTGGTGCGATCAGCTACCCAGGTTGATGCTGAGGCTATCGCTGCTGCCCACAAGCTCAAAGTGATTGCCCGCGCTGGTGTGGGCTTGGACAACATCGATATCAAGGCAGCTACCGCAGCTGGCGTGATGGTTGTTAACGCGCCCACCTCCAACGTCATTTCAGCGGCAGAGCTTACGGTCGGGCACATTCTGGGGCTTGCCCGCAATATTTCAGCGGCAGACCGTTCTATGAAGCAGGGGGAGTGGAAGCGTTCACTGTATTCGGGTACCGAGTTGTATGAGAAGACCATTGGCATTATCGGTCTGGGGCGCATTGGCGCCTTGGTGGCAGAGCGTCTGAAAGCTTTTGGCACCGAGATCATTGCCTACGATCCCTTTGTGACCGCAGCCCGCGCTTCTCAGGTTGGCGCTCAGCTGGTTGAACTTGATGAGCTCATTGAGCGCAGCGATTTTATTACTATTCATATGCCTCGCACTCCCGAAACCTTGGGCATGATTAACGCCGATGCTTTTGCCAAGATGAAGAACAGCGCCTGCGTCGTTAACGTGGCACGTGGCGGTTTGATTGATGAAGCTGATCTTGACGCTGCTTTGCGTGCCGGTGAGATTGCCGGTGCGGCTATTGACGTTTACGTGAAAGAGCCCGCTAAGAACGTGCCCTTTATCGAACTCGATAACGTGGTGGCAACCCCTCACCTGGGCGCTTCAACTGCTGAGGCTCAGGAGAAGGCAGGCATCTCGGTGGCTCGTTCGGTGCGCTTGGCTCTTGAGGGAGATTTGGTGCCGGACGCGGTTAATATCGCTGGTGGCGCTATTGATAAGGACGTGCGACCGGGTGTTCCTCTTGCCGAAAAGCTCGGACGCATTCTCACTGCCCTGGGCGAAGATGAGGCTCTTGCTCGCGTTGAAGTGAAGATCGCCGGCGAGATTGCTACCAAGGACGTCACCTCCCTCAAGTTGTCAGCACTCAAGGGCGTCTTTACCGATGTTGTTTCTGACAAAGTCTCGTATGTGAACGCACCCGTCATTGCAGAGCAGCGCGGAGTAGATGTTGATTTGGTAACCACCGCTGAAACTGACTACTTTCGCAACGAAACTATTTTGACCGGCGCGCTGAGCAACGGAGACAACGTGAGTGTGGGCGGTACGGTGACCGGACCCAAGCACATTATCAAGCTGACTAGTATCAACGGTTACGACCTTGAAACGCCTATCACTGATTACATGCTGATTCTTGAATACGAGGATCGTCCTGGCATCATTGCTGCGATGGGTACCCTATTGGGTACCGCGTCCATCAACATCGCGGGTATGCAGGTTTCTCGTAGCGAGAAGAATAAGCGTGCTGTCTCAGTGCTCTCACTCGATTCAGCAGTACCGCACGAGGTAGTGGAGTCAATCCGCAAGGTTGTTAACGCAAACCGCGCAGCGCACATCAATTTGGCTGACTAA
- the ilvN gene encoding acetolactate synthase small subunit, translating into MARHTLSVLVEDKPGVLARVSGLFARRMFNIDSLAVGHTEVPGISRITIVVDADAAILEQVTKQLNKLIHVLKIVELPAETSVQRDHIMVKVRADIATRLQVTQAADLFRASIVDVSTESVVIESTGSAEKNNALLDVLEPFGIREIVRAGTLGLGRGPRSMSEKALRG; encoded by the coding sequence ATGGCTCGTCATACTCTTTCAGTTTTGGTTGAAGACAAACCGGGCGTTTTGGCGCGTGTATCTGGGCTTTTCGCCCGCCGTATGTTCAACATTGATTCATTGGCAGTGGGGCACACTGAGGTTCCCGGTATTTCTCGTATCACGATTGTGGTTGATGCTGATGCGGCAATCCTTGAGCAGGTTACCAAGCAGCTCAATAAGCTGATTCATGTACTCAAGATTGTGGAGTTGCCCGCAGAAACTTCGGTGCAGCGCGATCACATTATGGTCAAGGTGCGTGCTGATATTGCGACCCGCTTGCAGGTGACTCAGGCAGCTGATTTGTTCCGCGCGTCCATTGTTGATGTCTCAACCGAGTCGGTGGTGATTGAATCAACGGGTTCGGCTGAGAAGAATAACGCCCTGCTCGATGTGTTGGAACCTTTTGGTATTCGTGAGATTGTTCGTGCGGGTACTTTGGGGCTTGGGCGAGGTCCGCGGTCGATGAGTGAAAAGGCACTGCGCGGCTAA
- the thrC gene encoding threonine synthase: MHYISTRDSSATKATFSDILLAGLAPDGGLYLPEEYPQLDDATLTRWRTVLANQGYHALAAEILQLFVDDIPAEDLAGIASRAYTHPKFASEDIVPVSHLEGNLYIGHLSEGPTAAFKDMAMQLLGELFEYELARRNDTLTIVGATSGDTGSSAEYAMRGRRGIRVFMLTPKDRMTPFQQAQMFGLDDPNIFNIALDGMFDDCQDIVKAIASDADFKREHRIGAVNSINWARLLAQVVYYVSSWIRITESNDQKVSFCVPTGNFGDICAGHIARQMGLPIDRLIVATNENDVLDEFFKTGDYRVRSSAETFVTSSPSMDISRASNFERFIFDALDRDADRTRELFGEKVKAGGFDLSQDAVFTDLKQKFGFVSGKSTHADRVKTIRDVHERLGVLIDPHTADGIKVARELSNEISTPIICLETALPVKFAETISEAIGSEPEVPERFANVMKAERHVVDLPNDAEAVKKYVAENAAR; this comes from the coding sequence ATGCATTACATCTCAACTCGCGACTCATCAGCCACCAAGGCAACCTTTAGCGATATTCTCCTCGCGGGGTTAGCACCCGACGGCGGTCTTTACTTGCCCGAAGAGTATCCTCAGCTTGACGATGCCACCCTGACGCGCTGGCGCACTGTACTTGCCAATCAGGGGTATCACGCGCTCGCAGCAGAAATTCTGCAACTTTTTGTAGACGATATTCCCGCAGAAGATCTCGCTGGCATTGCCTCCCGTGCCTACACCCACCCCAAATTCGCGAGTGAAGACATTGTGCCGGTCAGTCATCTGGAGGGCAACCTGTACATTGGTCACCTTTCTGAAGGACCCACTGCTGCCTTCAAAGACATGGCGATGCAACTGCTCGGTGAGCTTTTCGAGTACGAACTTGCCCGCAGAAATGACACCCTGACAATTGTGGGAGCGACCTCGGGTGATACCGGGTCTTCCGCTGAGTACGCTATGCGCGGTCGCCGTGGTATTCGGGTATTCATGCTGACTCCTAAAGACCGCATGACCCCTTTTCAACAGGCACAGATGTTTGGTCTTGATGACCCCAACATCTTCAACATTGCCCTCGACGGTATGTTCGATGACTGCCAGGACATTGTTAAAGCCATCGCCAGCGATGCGGATTTCAAGCGTGAACACCGCATTGGTGCCGTGAACTCCATCAACTGGGCACGCCTCTTGGCTCAGGTGGTGTACTACGTCTCGAGCTGGATTCGCATCACCGAAAGTAATGACCAGAAAGTCTCATTCTGCGTACCCACGGGCAACTTCGGCGACATCTGTGCCGGTCACATTGCCCGCCAGATGGGTTTGCCTATCGACCGACTGATTGTGGCAACCAACGAAAACGATGTGCTCGATGAGTTCTTCAAAACCGGTGACTACCGAGTACGCTCATCTGCCGAGACTTTTGTGACCTCAAGCCCCTCCATGGACATCTCACGCGCATCCAACTTTGAACGTTTCATCTTTGATGCACTCGATCGCGATGCTGATCGTACCCGTGAACTCTTTGGCGAAAAGGTCAAAGCCGGCGGTTTCGATCTGAGCCAGGACGCAGTCTTCACTGATCTGAAACAGAAATTCGGTTTTGTATCGGGTAAATCAACCCACGCTGACCGAGTGAAAACCATTCGCGACGTACACGAGCGCCTGGGGGTATTGATTGACCCCCACACCGCCGACGGTATCAAGGTTGCCCGCGAACTCAGCAACGAAATTTCAACCCCCATCATCTGCTTGGAAACTGCTCTGCCGGTGAAGTTCGCCGAGACTATTTCTGAGGCAATTGGCAGCGAACCTGAGGTTCCTGAGCGTTTTGCTAACGTCATGAAGGCTGAACGTCACGTGGTTGATCTTCCCAATGACGCTGAAGCAGTGAAAAAGTACGTGGCGGAGAACGCTGCTCGCTAG
- the bcp gene encoding thioredoxin-dependent thiol peroxidase: MSQRLTPGDTAPDFSLKDAAGNTVALADYSGQQVIIYFYPKASTPGCTTQACDFRDSLESLAGHGYKVLGVSPDLPDALARFATNQSLTFPLLSDEDHAVAESYGAWGEKKNYGKTYVGLIRSTIIVDEKGKVALAQYNVRAKGHVAKLRRDLGIDS; this comes from the coding sequence ATGAGCCAGCGACTTACCCCCGGTGATACAGCACCAGATTTCAGCCTGAAGGACGCAGCAGGCAACACGGTTGCTCTTGCTGACTACAGCGGGCAGCAGGTGATTATCTATTTCTATCCCAAGGCGTCCACCCCCGGATGTACCACCCAGGCTTGCGATTTCCGTGACAGCCTTGAGAGCCTTGCCGGGCATGGGTACAAGGTTTTGGGCGTCTCCCCCGATTTACCGGACGCGTTAGCACGGTTTGCCACCAACCAGTCGCTGACCTTCCCCTTGCTTTCCGATGAAGACCATGCAGTGGCTGAAAGCTACGGTGCGTGGGGCGAGAAGAAGAACTACGGCAAGACCTATGTGGGTTTGATTAGGTCAACCATTATTGTTGACGAGAAGGGCAAGGTAGCGCTTGCTCAATACAACGTGCGAGCCAAAGGTCATGTGGCTAAACTTCGCCGCGATCTGGGTATCGACAGCTAA
- a CDS encoding acetolactate synthase large subunit, producing MSTGLPGTPATVASHTGERRNAASAATSKPAVERMTGSQAIVRSLEELGVTSVFGLPGGAILPTYDPLLDSTKINHILVRHEQGAGHAAQGYAVSTGEVGVCIATSGPGATNLLTPLADANMDSVPMVAITGQVSSKVIGTDAFQEADIVGMTMPITKHSFMVRDAQEIPRCIATAFHIAATGRPGPVLVDITKDAQQGMMDFSWPPAIDVRGYHPVTRGHSKQIREAAHLIAEAQRPVLYVGGGVTRADASDELAQLAEITGAPVVTTLTSRGAFPDSHPQSLGMPGMHGTVPAVTAMQKSDVLVVLGARFDDRVTGVVDTFAPDAKVVHIDIDPAEISKIRYADVPIVGDVKSVLPELNAILSTELAGSMSDLSPWWSVLEKWRKNFPLGYSSTEDGLGQPQHVIERISEMTGPDAYYVAGVGQHQMWSAQFIKHEKPRHWINSAGLGTMGYSVPAAMGVKVAHPEAVVWAIDGDGCFQMTNQELATCVQNNIPIKVAIINNSSLGMVRQWQTLFYDGRYSNTHLNTGANSARIPDFVKLAEAYGAVGLRCESDDEVDATIEQALAINDRPVVIDFTVSPDAMVWPMVPAGVSNDLIQIAKETSPDFDREEV from the coding sequence ATGAGCACGGGATTACCAGGCACTCCTGCGACAGTTGCATCGCACACTGGTGAGCGTCGAAACGCCGCGTCTGCAGCTACCTCGAAGCCCGCCGTAGAGCGCATGACGGGGTCACAGGCAATTGTCCGCTCGCTTGAGGAGTTGGGCGTCACTTCAGTTTTCGGTTTGCCCGGTGGCGCTATTTTGCCCACATACGATCCGCTTCTTGATTCCACAAAGATTAACCATATTCTCGTGCGCCACGAACAAGGCGCAGGTCATGCTGCTCAGGGGTATGCGGTATCAACCGGTGAAGTGGGAGTCTGCATTGCGACCTCTGGTCCCGGTGCAACGAACCTCCTCACCCCCTTGGCAGATGCGAACATGGACTCTGTGCCGATGGTGGCAATTACTGGTCAGGTTTCGTCAAAAGTTATTGGCACTGACGCTTTCCAAGAAGCAGATATCGTGGGTATGACCATGCCCATCACCAAGCATTCTTTTATGGTGCGAGATGCCCAAGAAATTCCCCGTTGCATCGCAACAGCCTTCCACATTGCTGCAACTGGACGCCCCGGTCCGGTACTGGTTGATATTACCAAGGACGCGCAGCAGGGCATGATGGATTTCTCATGGCCCCCAGCCATCGATGTGCGCGGCTATCACCCGGTGACTCGAGGTCACTCCAAACAGATTCGTGAAGCTGCGCATTTGATTGCAGAGGCACAGCGTCCGGTGCTCTACGTGGGTGGTGGTGTCACTCGCGCGGACGCGTCCGACGAATTGGCACAGCTCGCTGAGATTACCGGCGCACCGGTAGTAACCACCTTGACCTCACGCGGTGCATTCCCTGATTCTCATCCACAGAGTTTGGGCATGCCCGGTATGCATGGAACGGTGCCCGCGGTGACCGCTATGCAGAAATCAGATGTGCTGGTGGTCTTGGGTGCTCGGTTCGATGACCGCGTGACCGGTGTGGTTGACACTTTCGCCCCCGATGCCAAGGTCGTTCACATTGATATTGACCCCGCCGAAATCTCCAAGATTCGTTACGCAGATGTGCCGATCGTGGGCGATGTAAAATCTGTTCTGCCTGAGCTGAACGCAATCCTAAGCACCGAACTTGCTGGCTCCATGAGTGATTTGAGTCCATGGTGGTCTGTTCTTGAGAAGTGGCGCAAAAACTTCCCACTGGGCTACAGCTCAACAGAGGACGGTCTGGGGCAGCCCCAGCACGTGATTGAACGCATCAGTGAAATGACAGGTCCTGACGCCTACTATGTGGCGGGCGTCGGTCAGCACCAGATGTGGTCAGCCCAGTTCATCAAGCACGAAAAACCCCGTCACTGGATCAACTCGGCAGGTCTGGGCACAATGGGTTACTCTGTTCCGGCAGCGATGGGCGTAAAAGTTGCTCATCCCGAAGCTGTAGTATGGGCAATTGACGGCGACGGCTGCTTCCAGATGACCAACCAGGAGCTGGCAACCTGCGTTCAGAACAACATTCCCATCAAGGTAGCCATCATTAACAACTCGTCCTTGGGCATGGTGCGCCAGTGGCAGACCCTCTTCTACGATGGTCGCTACTCCAACACCCACCTCAACACCGGTGCTAACAGCGCTCGCATCCCCGATTTCGTCAAGCTGGCGGAGGCTTACGGTGCGGTGGGTCTGCGCTGCGAAAGCGATGATGAGGTAGATGCAACGATTGAGCAGGCTTTGGCTATCAACGATCGTCCTGTGGTGATTGATTTTACGGTTAGCCCCGATGCGATGGTGTGGCCGATGGTGCCTGCCGGAGTTTCAAACGATTTAATTCAGATTGCTAAAGAAACTTCACCCGACTTTGACCGAGAGGAAGTTTAG
- the ilvC gene encoding ketol-acid reductoisomerase has protein sequence MAAKIFYNDDADLANISERQVAIIGYGSQGHAHALNLRDSGVDVRVGLAEGSKSRAKAEAEGLRVLNVADAVAEADLIMILVPDQVQAEVYKKDIAPNLSEGDALFFAHGFNIRFGYIEAPAGVDVAMVAPKGPGHTVRREFEAGRGVPAIVAVEKNESGKALELALAYAKAMGATRAGAIETTFTEETETDLFGEQAVLCGGTSQLVQYGFEVLTEAGYQPEIAYFEVLHELKLIVDLMIEGGIAKQRWSISDTAEYGDYVSGPRVISPEVKENMKAVLTDIQEGAFAKRFMEDQAAGAPEFKELRAKGEAHPIEATGRELRQLFSWNKAADDYTEGSVAR, from the coding sequence ATGGCAGCAAAAATTTTCTACAACGATGACGCTGATTTGGCAAACATTTCAGAGCGCCAGGTAGCCATCATCGGCTACGGCTCACAGGGTCATGCACACGCTCTTAACCTGCGCGATTCAGGTGTTGACGTACGTGTTGGTTTGGCTGAAGGCTCAAAGTCACGCGCTAAGGCAGAAGCCGAAGGTTTGCGCGTGCTGAACGTAGCAGACGCCGTTGCAGAAGCTGACCTCATCATGATTCTGGTTCCGGATCAGGTACAGGCTGAGGTCTACAAGAAGGATATCGCCCCCAACCTCTCCGAAGGCGATGCTCTATTTTTCGCTCACGGTTTCAACATCCGTTTCGGCTACATTGAAGCACCCGCTGGCGTTGACGTCGCAATGGTTGCGCCCAAAGGTCCCGGTCACACCGTTCGTCGTGAATTTGAAGCAGGACGCGGCGTCCCCGCCATCGTCGCTGTTGAAAAGAACGAGTCAGGCAAGGCTCTTGAGCTGGCACTGGCTTACGCTAAGGCAATGGGCGCAACTCGCGCAGGCGCTATCGAAACTACTTTCACTGAAGAAACCGAGACTGACCTGTTCGGTGAGCAGGCTGTGCTGTGCGGCGGTACCTCACAGCTCGTTCAGTACGGCTTCGAGGTTCTAACCGAAGCTGGCTACCAGCCTGAAATCGCCTACTTCGAGGTGCTGCACGAACTCAAGTTGATCGTTGATCTGATGATTGAGGGTGGCATCGCCAAGCAGCGCTGGTCAATCTCAGACACCGCTGAGTACGGCGACTACGTTTCTGGTCCCCGCGTGATCTCACCCGAGGTCAAGGAGAACATGAAGGCTGTTCTTACCGATATTCAGGAAGGCGCTTTTGCGAAGCGTTTCATGGAAGATCAGGCTGCTGGCGCTCCCGAGTTCAAGGAACTGCGCGCCAAGGGTGAAGCTCACCCCATCGAGGCAACCGGTCGCGAACTACGTCAGCTCTTCTCCTGGAACAAGGCTGCTGATGACTACACCGAAGGTAGCGTAGCCCGCTAA
- a CDS encoding MarR family winged helix-turn-helix transcriptional regulator, giving the protein MLEHSWNAQLKDLGLTHAGVTALGVISQNGEISQVQVAHIVGVQAQTMGKTLARLEAYGHIERVRSTTDRRSYLLTITESGLAALDRAEEVDNKLSQSGELANPDFQNMLISVIQELSTHEGGKEIFESATEGNLKPSTEKVNNLQVDSELSADTDVTAVIETDSGSGLKNK; this is encoded by the coding sequence ATGCTTGAGCACAGTTGGAATGCTCAACTCAAAGACTTGGGGCTGACGCACGCAGGAGTCACTGCTTTGGGAGTTATCTCTCAAAACGGTGAAATTTCTCAGGTGCAAGTTGCCCACATTGTAGGCGTGCAGGCGCAGACGATGGGGAAAACCCTCGCGCGTCTTGAAGCCTACGGTCATATTGAACGGGTAAGAAGTACTACGGATCGTCGTAGCTACCTTCTAACTATCACTGAGAGTGGTCTTGCTGCCCTCGATCGTGCTGAAGAAGTTGATAATAAGTTATCGCAGTCGGGGGAGCTTGCTAACCCCGACTTTCAAAATATGCTCATCAGCGTGATTCAAGAGCTCTCCACCCACGAAGGTGGTAAAGAAATCTTCGAGTCAGCCACTGAGGGCAACCTCAAGCCCAGTACGGAGAAAGTGAACAACCTGCAGGTGGATTCTGAACTGTCAGCAGACACAGACGTCACCGCAGTGATTGAAACAGACTCTGGGTCAGGGCTGAAAAATAAATAG
- the metG gene encoding methionine--tRNA ligase, translating to MTSEPFYITTAIAYPNGDPHIGHAYEHIATDVMARFKRLDGFNVRFLTGTDEHGQKMQTTAAKLGMTAKELADQNAARFKAMDDALGISYDRYIRTTDADHYTASQAIWKRMEEAGDIYLDKYAGWYSVRDEAFYAEDETEVRDGVRYASSTGTEVEWTEEESYFFRLSKYADRLKELYATEGFVYPESRRNELAGFMKDGLTDLSISRTSFDWGVPVPGNEKHVMYVWVDALTNYLTGVGFPDTDSELFTTFWPANYHVIGKDISRFHAIYWPAFLWSAGIELPKRVFAHGFLLVDGEKMSKSVGNVVDPNDLVKSFGLDQVRFFLLREVTFGQDGSYSAEAIKSRINSDLANDLGNLAQRSLSMVAKNCEGKVPAHGEFAAEDTAMLEAAYNLYTPVRADCEDLAFHKALERIWQVIAEANRYFTAQEPWKLRKTDLERMNTVLYVTAEVLRVVATLVQPIMPESMGKLLDLLAVSEENRVFAALENKLTVGAELPAPSPVFPRYEEPKDA from the coding sequence ATGACTTCAGAACCTTTTTACATCACTACCGCCATTGCTTACCCCAATGGAGACCCCCACATCGGGCACGCTTACGAGCACATTGCCACCGATGTGATGGCACGCTTTAAACGCCTGGACGGTTTCAACGTTCGTTTTCTGACCGGCACCGATGAACACGGTCAGAAGATGCAGACTACCGCCGCGAAATTGGGGATGACTGCTAAAGAACTGGCTGATCAGAATGCTGCTCGTTTTAAGGCGATGGATGATGCCCTAGGTATCTCGTATGACCGTTACATTCGTACTACTGATGCTGATCATTACACTGCATCCCAGGCGATCTGGAAGCGTATGGAAGAAGCCGGTGACATTTATCTTGACAAGTATGCTGGCTGGTACTCGGTACGTGATGAGGCATTTTACGCTGAGGATGAGACTGAGGTGCGTGATGGCGTACGCTATGCCAGCTCAACCGGTACCGAGGTAGAATGGACTGAAGAGGAGTCATATTTCTTCCGTCTGTCGAAGTACGCTGATCGCCTCAAAGAGCTGTATGCTACTGAGGGTTTTGTCTACCCCGAATCTCGCCGTAACGAGCTTGCCGGGTTCATGAAAGACGGGCTGACTGACCTATCTATCTCTCGCACCAGCTTTGACTGGGGTGTGCCTGTGCCCGGTAACGAAAAGCACGTCATGTACGTGTGGGTGGACGCGCTCACCAACTACCTGACCGGTGTTGGTTTCCCCGACACCGATAGCGAGCTGTTCACTACGTTCTGGCCCGCAAACTACCACGTCATTGGTAAAGATATTTCCCGCTTCCACGCTATTTACTGGCCTGCTTTCCTCTGGTCGGCGGGTATCGAGCTGCCCAAGCGCGTCTTCGCACACGGTTTCTTGCTGGTAGACGGTGAAAAGATGTCAAAATCCGTGGGCAACGTGGTTGATCCCAACGACTTGGTGAAGTCCTTCGGTTTGGATCAGGTGCGTTTCTTCCTCCTGCGCGAGGTAACCTTCGGTCAGGACGGTTCTTACTCAGCAGAAGCGATTAAGAGCCGCATTAACTCTGATCTGGCAAATGATCTGGGCAACTTGGCGCAGCGCTCGCTGTCGATGGTTGCTAAGAACTGCGAGGGTAAGGTACCTGCTCACGGTGAGTTCGCCGCCGAAGACACCGCGATGTTAGAGGCAGCCTATAACCTGTACACCCCCGTCCGCGCGGACTGCGAGGATCTTGCTTTCCATAAGGCATTGGAGCGCATCTGGCAGGTTATTGCTGAAGCAAACCGCTACTTCACCGCGCAGGAGCCTTGGAAACTGCGTAAAACTGACCTCGAACGTATGAATACCGTTCTTTACGTCACTGCCGAAGTTCTGCGCGTGGTCGCAACCCTGGTTCAGCCGATCATGCCCGAATCGATGGGTAAGTTACTTGACCTTTTGGCCGTCTCAGAAGAGAACCGCGTGTTCGCGGCTCTGGAGAACAAGCTGACGGTTGGTGCCGAGCTACCCGCACCGTCACCGGTCTTCCCTCGTTATGAGGAACCTAAGGATGCCTAA